A region from the Maribacter aquivivus genome encodes:
- a CDS encoding bifunctional 3-deoxy-7-phosphoheptulonate synthase/chorismate mutase type II, translating to MENSKQMRTWLDDLHLDHPLVIAGPCSAETEEQVLGIAHSLKDTDVNYYRAGIWKPRTRPGNFEGVGALGLKWLQKVKAETGMKTATEVANRAHVELALEHDIDLLWIGARSTVSPFIMQELADALKGTDKIVLVKNPVNPDLALWLGGIERLHTAGIKKLGAIHRGFSTYEKTKYRNIPEWQMAIDFKNKFPDLPLINDPSHITGKRDMIFDVSQTALDLNFDGLMIETHHDPDNAWSDAAQQVTPDKLVQIMRDLKIRKESDPEAEYNSQLSNLRAQIDVIDNQIIETLGKRMKVSDGIGALKKQKNVAVLQSNRWNQILGAMILEGESKGLSEEFVLRMFKAIHQESINHQEKIVNA from the coding sequence ATGGAAAATTCAAAACAAATGAGAACATGGTTGGATGATTTACACCTAGACCATCCACTAGTAATAGCAGGGCCATGTAGTGCGGAAACAGAGGAACAAGTGTTAGGTATAGCACATTCTCTTAAAGATACCGATGTAAATTATTACAGAGCAGGTATTTGGAAACCTCGTACTCGCCCAGGAAATTTTGAAGGTGTAGGCGCTTTAGGTCTTAAATGGCTTCAAAAGGTAAAGGCTGAAACAGGTATGAAAACTGCAACAGAGGTTGCAAACCGTGCGCATGTTGAGTTAGCATTAGAACATGATATTGATTTATTATGGATCGGTGCAAGATCAACTGTTAGTCCGTTTATCATGCAAGAATTGGCAGATGCCTTAAAAGGTACAGATAAGATTGTATTAGTGAAGAATCCGGTAAATCCAGATTTGGCTTTATGGTTAGGTGGTATCGAAAGATTGCATACTGCAGGCATAAAGAAATTAGGCGCAATACACAGAGGGTTCTCAACGTATGAGAAAACAAAGTATAGAAATATACCAGAGTGGCAAATGGCGATTGATTTTAAAAATAAATTTCCAGATTTACCATTGATCAATGATCCATCGCATATTACAGGTAAGCGTGATATGATTTTTGATGTATCGCAAACAGCTTTAGATTTGAATTTTGACGGATTGATGATTGAAACTCACCATGATCCAGATAACGCATGGAGTGATGCTGCACAACAAGTTACCCCAGATAAATTAGTACAGATCATGAGAGATCTTAAAATTAGAAAAGAAAGTGATCCAGAAGCAGAGTACAATTCTCAATTAAGTAACCTAAGAGCTCAGATTGATGTTATTGACAATCAAATAATAGAGACATTAGGTAAAAGAATGAAAGTATCTGACGGTATTGGAGCACTTAAAAAGCAAAAAAACGTTGCGGTTCTTCAGTCTAACAGATGGAATCAAATTCTAGGTGCAATGATTTTAGAAGGGGAAAGTAAAGGACTAAGTGAAGAGTTTGTTCTTCGAATGTTCAAAGCAATTCACCAAGAGTCTATCAATCACCAAGAGAAGATAGTAAACGCTTAA